Proteins encoded in a region of the Ornithodoros turicata isolate Travis chromosome 3, ASM3712646v1, whole genome shotgun sequence genome:
- the LOC135388846 gene encoding cyclic AMP-responsive element-binding protein 3-like protein 2 produces MSFSTALSFLDLFEKEDPLLKDSLFPNELPPLLDTNLPEMESESIDFWTKYLIDDASLLTPKEEVASDLIGDLGFGLVPDLESSPSLLPASPAEEHSYSMSRDGRPLHSPPHGSSSDCSDPSSLSVLDEVQEEGMDLEDPFGTSSYSPVAEVVSEQMSPVDVYSNPPSPLEYIAADIVVATSDTKDDIIVVDDEPDVVIEDAFHYEIPKSPSSVSSCSSTNSSPNARHRSSKKVEEVLQLTDEEKRLMRKEGISIPTTMPLTKAEERELKKIRRKIRNKQSAQDSRKRKKEYVDGLENRVKLCTAQNIQLQKKVELLEKQNGSLVLQLKRLQTLVANSSTRNTQTSTCVMVLMLSFALLLFPNMRTNNRTDSGDLIMQSPSEKLAPMSGRSRSLLYASEINSYCHDFPEANKASQYIEEDIDEEVEEQSSSWRGIFSVPKEGRGFGFLRGNPTSPVKDMFPLPTSKHDMTTVPPDIVRQHDGNFSTVITTRPVVLQVQK; encoded by the exons ATGTCATTTAGTACGGCGTTAAGCTTTCTGGACCTCTTTGAGAAAGAGGACCCGCTTTTGAAAGACAGCTTGTTTCCGAACGAGTTGCCGCCGCTGCTGGACACGAACCTG CCGGAAATGGAGTCTGAAAGCATCGATTTCTGGACCAAATACCTGATCGATGACGCCTCGCTGTTGACTCCAAAGGAAGAAGTAGCATCCGATCTCATCGGCGACCTGGGCTTCGGACTTGTCCCAGACCTAGAGTCGTCCCCCTCCCTCCTTCCTGCGTCTCCAGCAGAGGAGCACAGCTACAGCATGTCTCGCGACGGACGTCCCTTGCACAGTCCACCGCACGGGTCATCGTCGGACTGTTCAGATCCCTCATCACTGTCGGTGCTCGATGAAGTGCAGGAAGAAGGAATGGATTTGGAAGATCCCTTTGGCACAAGCAGCTACAGCCCGGTAGCGGAGGTTGTTTCAGAACAGATGTCTCCCGTAGACGTCTACTCTAATCCACCATCCCCACTAGAGTACATTG CTGCAGACATTGTGGTTGCAACATCAGATACCAAGGACGACATTATCGTTGTTGACGATGAGCCAGACGTGGTCATAGAG GATGCGTTTCATTATGAGATTCCGAAGAGCCCTTCGAGCGTGTCATCATGCAGTTCAACAAACAGCTCCCCCAATGCGAGACATCGTAGCTCAAAG AAGGTGGAGGAAGTCCTGCAGCTCACAGATGAAGAAAAAAGATTGATGAGGAAAGAAGGCATCTCGATCCCAACTACAATGCCCTTGACAAAG GCCGAAGAACGTGAACTGAAGAAGATTAGGAGGAAGATACGGAATAAG cAATCTGCACAAGACAGTCGCAAGCGGAAAAAAGAATACGTGGATGGTTTAGAGAATAG AGTGAAGCTGTGTACAGCACAGAATATTCAGCTACAGAAGAAAGTGGAACTTCTTGAGAAACAGAATGG GTCCCTGGTGCTGCAGCTGAAGCGGTTACAGACCCTGGTGGCTAACTCATCGACTCGGAACACGCAGACCAGCACTTGTGTTATGGTGCTTATGCTGTCCTTTGCCCTCTTGCTGTTCCCCAACATGAGGACAAATAACAGAACAGACAGCGGAGACCTCATCATGCAGTCACCGTCCGAAAAATTGGCACCCATGTCAG GTCGTTCAAGATCATTACTGTACGCTTCAGAAATCAACTCTTATTGCCATGACTTTCCTGAGGCCAACAAGGCTTCTCAGTACATTGAGGAAGACATTGATGAGGAGGTTGAGGAGCAGAGCTCGTCGTGGAGGGGCATATTCTCTGTCCCGAAGGAAGGGCGTGGATTTGGGTTCTTACGCGGGAACCCCACTAGTCCTGTCAAGGACATGTTTCCTCTCCCGACATCAAAGCACGACATGACAACCGTTCCGCCGGACATCGTACGGCAACACGACGGCAACTTCAGCACGGTCATCACCACACGACCGGTTGTCTTGCAAGTTCAGAAGTAG
- the LOC135388847 gene encoding large ribosomal subunit protein mL44-like gives MSMLSIIRSARKLIPVIGCQVNVNIVQQCGYKKHVPEVLKEMKSRRKKVGPEPLRHRSVWLDWNYDTELYAFANRLGEKWNAETLRKAFIEQSYLEQEEKRRQELGISSEQSSVALTPNTQLSRAGEDQCHRYITSYLAQTLPKVPKECIESVCNYLMSDDVLSHVSKNIGTADLIMCADFPPEKSTLSNVLKALIGCLIEDCGSRQADLFIQDFLLTQLVGKDIFELWEIPYPEQTLASILHEQGREPAEPRLLWEAGRNTLEAGYNVALYSNKKLIGASVGETLEIAQEMASRDALRRMYGLVGNMQNFPFGKMGRQVQISAQPELAATASKAA, from the coding sequence atgtcCATGCTTAGTATCATACGAAGTGCGCGTAAGTTGATACCGGTTATTGGATGCCAAGTGAACGTAAACATAGTGCAGCAATGCGGATACAAAAAGCATGTTCCCGAAGTTTTAAAAGAAATGAAATCGCGGCGGAAGAAAGTGGGTCCGGAGCCACTTCGTCACCGGTCAGTGTGGTTGGACTGGAACTACGACACTGAACTCTATGCCTTTGCTAATCGTCTAGGCGAGAAATGGAACGCCGAGACACTTCGAAAGGCCTTTATTGAACAGTCCTATCTGGAACAAGAGGAAAAACGGAGGCAAGAACTGGGGATCTCTAGTGAACAGTCTTCTGTTGCTCTAACCCCAAACACACAGCTTTCACGTGCCGGCGAAGACCAGTGCCACAGATACATAACATCGTATCTCGCACAAACTCTTCCAAAAGTGCCGAAGGAGTGCATCGAATCTGTGTGTAATTATCTTATGTCTGATGATGTCCTATCTCATGTATCCAAAAACATCGGTACTGCGGATCTGATAATGTGTGCGGACTTCCCGCCTGAAAAATCGACGCTGTCCAACGTCCTCAAAGCATTAATCGGGTGTTTAATTGAAGACTGCGGCTCCAGGCAAGCGGATCTGTTCATACAAGACTTCCTTCTCACACAGTTGGTGGGAAAAGACATCTTCGAGCTATGGGAAATACCATATCCCGAACAAACCTTAGCATCGATACTTCATGAACAGGGAAGAGAACCTGCAGAACCGAGGTTGCTTTGGGAAGCGGGTCGTAACACCTTGGAAGCGGGCTATAATGTTGCCCTGTACAGCAACAAGAAGCTCATTGGTGCTAGTGTGGGAGAAACATTGGAAATAGCGCAGGAGATGGCATCCAGGGATGCCTTGAGAAGAATGTACGGGCTGGTTGGGAATATGCAAAACTTTCCGTTTGGAAAAATGGGACGGCAAGTTCAGATCTCCGCACAGCCAGAGCTGGCGGCCACGGCTTCTAAGGCAGCGTGA